The genomic interval CGTCTCCGACTCTCCCGAGTTCTCGTCGGTCATCGCGGCCGCTATCTCGCGGTCGGTCGGCGTCTCCGTGTAGGGTTCGAGGCTGTCGAGGCTCGCCCACCCGCCGGTCGCGCGCACCACTCGGGGGTCGACGCCGTCGTCGAGGTGTCGGCGCGCGAACCCCGCGCGGAGGTCGCGCGCGGCCACGTCCGCGAGCCGGTCGTCGTCCGTCGAGGCCCGGGTCGCCACCTCGGAGACGAGCATCTGGAGCCGGCGCGGCGTCACGTCGAACACGCGCTCGTCGGTTCCGACGTTGTTCGCGTTCACGTACCGCTCGAACTCCCGCGCCACGTCCTCGGGGACGTACGCGCGCCGGCCGTCGTTCGGCACGCGCAGGAACGCGTGCGTCCGCCCGTCGAACGACCGCTCCGTCAGGTGGGCGGGGTTCACGTCCGCGAGTTCGCCCGACCGCAGGCCGACGCGCCCGCAGAGCGCGACGACGAGCGCCTCCCGGTACGTCCGCGCCGCCCGCGCGACCCGCTCGTACTCCGCGACCGTGAGCGCCCCCTCGTCCGCCATATCGTTTCGGAAAACCCCAGTGTACCGAATAAGTGTTGGGGTCGAAAAACTACGGGATGAGCGGAATCGCTCGACAGCCGTCGAAACTGGCCGTACTGGTTTCGGCTTCTACGATGATTCCGAAACGTCTTCGACGATGGATTCGAGTTCGCCGACGATTTCGGGGTTGCGGAGCGCGGACGTGTCCTCGATGTCGTCGCCGTTCGTGATGCGTTCGAGGTAGCGCCGCATCAGTTTCCCCGAGCGCGTCTTCGGGAGGTCGGGCGTGAACACGACCACGTCCGGCGCGGCGAACCGGCCGATGGCGTCCGCGACCGCGTCCCGCACGCGCTCGCGGAGCGGGTCGGTCGCGCTCACGTTCTTCCGCGGGCTGACGTACGCGTACAGCGACGTACCCGCCTCCCCCGACCCGCCGACGACGGCGGCTTCCGCGACGCCCTCGACGCCGACGATGGCGGACTCCACCTCGGCGGTTCCGAGGCGGCGGCCCGCGACGTTCAGGAGGTCGCCGCGCCGCCCCAGCAGTCGGATGTAGCCCGCGTCGTCCACGGTCGCGGTGTCGCCCGTGTCGTACGCCCAGCCCTCACGGGTCGCGTTCTCGCGGAGGGAGTCCGCCATCCCCGGCCACGGCCGCGTCACCGCGAGCATCCCGGACTCGCCCGGGTCGACGGGGTCGCCGCGCGCGCCCACCACGTCCGCCTCGACGCCCGGAATCGGCGGGCCCGCCGCGCCCGGCCGCATCTCGTCCACGCCCGGGAGCGTCGAGAGGAGGATGCCGCCCGTCTCGGTCTGCCACCACGTGTCCACGATGGGGCACTCCCCGCGGCCGATGTGCTCGTAGTACCACCACCACGCCGTCTCGTCGATGGGTTCGCCGACCGTTCCCAGCAGGCGGAGGCTGGAGAGGTCGTGCTTCTCCGGGTACTCCGCGCCCCACTTCATGAAGGAGTGGATGGCGGTCGGCGCGGTGTAGAACACGTCCACGGCGTTGCGTTCCACGATCTCCCAGATGCGGTTGCGCTCGGGGTGGTCGGGCGCGCCCTCGTACATCACGGTGGTCGCGCCGAGCGCGAGCGGGCCGTACACGATGTAGGAGTGCCCGGTGATCCAGCCCACGTCCGCGCTACACCAGTGCGTGTCCTCGTGGGAGAGGTCGAGGACGGTCTCGCTCGTCCACGCGACGTGCGCGAGGTAGCCCCCGGTGGCGTGGCGAACCGCCGTCGGCTCTCCCGTGGTTCCCGACGTGTGGATGACGAACAGGGCGTCCTCGGCGTCCCGGGGAACCGGCTCCACGTCCGCGCCCGCGTGCTCGTCCACGAGGCGGTCGTACGCGTGGTCGCCGTCGAGCGCGCGGCCGTTCCCGAGGCGGTCGACGACGACCTGCTGGACGGACTGCGGCACGGCGAGCGCGGCGTTGTCCGCCTTGCTCTTCAGGTCGTACGCAGTGCCCCTGCGGTAGTAGCCGTCGCAGGTCACCAGCAGGGAGGAGCCGGTCTGTTCGAGGCGGGTCGCCAGCGCGTCCTTCGAGAACCCCGCGAACACGACGGAGTGCACCGCGCCGATGCGCGCGCAGGCCAGCATCGCGATGGGGAGTTCCGGCACCATCGGGAGGTAGAGCGTCACCACGTCGTCCTCTTCGACCCCCAGCTCGCGGAGCGCCGCCGCGAACGCGTTCACCTCCCGGTGGAGATCCTGGTACGTGTACGTCCGCGTCTCCCCGCGCTTTCCCTCCCACTTGATGGCCGCGCGGTTCTTCCGGCCCGCCTCGACGTGGCGGTCCACGCAGTTCGCCGCGGCGTTCAACCGCCCGCCCGCGAACCAGGTCGCGCGCTCGCCGTCGGCGTCCAGTACGTCGTCGTACGCCGACTCCCAGTCGAGCAGGTCGCCCGCGGCCGCCCAGCAGTCGGGCCAGTCCGCGAACTCGCCGCGCAACGCGTCCGTCGCGTTCGCGTCCGCCGCGAATCCCTCGGGCGGCGCGACGCTCGCCGGGCGCTCCCGCCCGGGTCGTCCATCGTCCATCGTCTCACACACGGGTTCGGGGCGAGCGCCCATAAGAGTCGCCCCGTCGCCGGGGCACCAACGCTTTTGCGTGCGCGCGACCGCGCTTCGAGTATGCAACCCGGAGACGTCGCCACGGTTCCCTCCTGCACCGACATCCACTACGTGGACACCGGCATGTACGACACCGCGGAGTACGGCGCGGTCTACGTCGTGGACGCGGAGCGCCCCGCCGTTGTCGATACGGGCATCGGAACGAACTACGAGCGCATCCTCGACGCGCTCGACGAGGTCGGTATCGCCCGCGAGGACGTCGCGGTCATCGCGCCGACGCACGTCCACCTCGACCACGCGGGCGGCGCGGGCCTGCTCGCGGAGGCGTGCCCGAACGCGGACGTGTACGTCCACGAACTCGGCGCGCGCCACCTCGTCGATCCGAGCCGGCTCGTCGCGGGCACGAAGAACGCGGTGGGCGACCAGTGGCAGTTCTACGTCGAACCCACGCCCGTCCCCGAGGAGCGCGTGGTCGAACTCGCTGACGGGGACACGATCGACCTCGGGTCGCGCGCGCTCGACGTGCACCACGCGCCCGGGCACGCCCCCCACCAGGTCGTGTTCCACGACGACCGCGACGACGCCGTCTTCGTCGCGGACGCCGCCGGCATCTACGTCCCCGACCTCGACGCCGTCCGGGAGACGAGTCCGCCGCCGAACTTCGACCTCGACCAGTGCCTCGACGACGTGGAGACGATTCGCGGCCTCGACCCCGACGCCCTGCTCTACCCGCACTTCGGGCCGGTCGCGGACGACGTGGACGCCCGCCTCGCCGGCTACGCGGAGACGCTCACCGAGTGGGTCGGCGCGGTCGAATCGAAGTACGACGAACTCGGGGACGAGGCGGCGGTGCAGGAGTACTTCGCGGAGAACGCCGCCGTGAGCGAGGTGTGGGGGTCGCTGAAGGCGTCTGAGGAAACCGCGATGAACGTGCGGGGCGTGTTGCGATACCTTAAGCACTCTGAGGACTAACCCCATGATATGAGTTGGCAAGACGCCGAGCGGGAGTACGAGGACGAAGTCATCGGCCGAACCACGCTCCCGCGACTCTTCGAGGACGCCGCGGAGCGACACGCGGAGCGTCCCGCGCAGGGGTACAAGGGCGGTATCTACGACCGCACGCTCACCCCCGACGTCCTCCCCGCCGCGCCCGCGGGCGAGTACGCGAACGTCACGTACGACGAGATGCGTTCCATCGTGCGGTACCTCGCCGCGGGCTTCCGCGACATCGGCCTCGGCCCGGACGACCGCGTCGGCGTGTTCGCGCACACCCGGATGGAGTGGGCGCAGACCGACTTCTCGGTGCTCGCCGCGGGCGGCGTCATCACCACCGTCTACCCGAGTTCGAGCGAACGCCAGGTGTCCTACCTCCTCGGGGACTCCGGCGCGACCGGCGTCGTCGTCGAGAACCAGGAACTCTTAGAGCGCGTGCTCGCCGTGGAGGACGACCTCGACGTGGAGTGGGTGGTCGTGATGGACGAATTCGAGAGCCAGCGCGACGACGTGCACTCGTTCGCGGAGGTGCACGAGCGCGGCCGCGAGGTCTACGACGAGGACGCCTACCTCGGGTGGCTGGACGACCGCGACCCCGACGACCTCGCGAGCCTCATCTACACGTCGGGCACCACGGGCCGGCCGAAGGGCGTGGAACTCACGCACTGGAACTTCCGGTCGAACGTCAATCAGTGCCGGAAGCGCTTCGGGCCGCGGCCGGACAAGGGCGACGTGCCCGCCATCACGGAGGAGAGCCGACTGGTGTCCTACCTCCCGCTCTCCCACGTCTTCGAGCGGCTCTCCGGGCACTTCCTCCAGTTCGGGAGCGGCGGCCACGTCTGTTACGCCGAGTCCCCGGACACGCTCCAGGAGGACATGGGACTCGTGAAGCCGACGACCGGGACGAGCGTCCCGCGCGTGTACGAGAAACTCTACGACGCGGTGCGCGAGCAGGCGTCCGGTTCCGCCCTCAGCGAGCGAATCTTCGAGTGGGCGGTCGGCGTCGCGCGCGACCACTACACCGCGGAGACCCCCGGCCTCGTGCTCTCCGCGAAGCACGCGCTCGCGGACCGCCTCGTCTACTCGAAGGTCCGGGAGGCGCTCGGCGGGAACATCGACTACTTCATCAGCGGCGGCGGCAGCCTCGACCCCGGACTCGCGAAGGTGTTCCACGGGATGGGCCTCCCGATGCTCGAAGGCTACGGTCTCACCGAGACGAGTCCCGTCATCTCCGTCAACCCCCCGGAGGCACCGAAGGTCGGCACCATCGGCCCGACCGTCGTCGATACCGACGTGGAGATAGACGAGTCCGTCGCGACGCCCGAACAGCGCGAGCGCGCGGACGGCACGGCGGGCGAACTGCTCGTGAAGGGCCCGCAGGTGTTCTCGGGCTACTGGGAACTCCCGGACGCGACGGACGAGGCGTTCACGGAGGACGGCTACTTCCGCACCGGCGACGTGGTCGACCTCCGCGCGGACGGCTACATCCAGTTCCTCGAACGCGCGAAACAGCTCCTCAAGCTCTCGACGGGGAAGAACGTCGCGCCCGGCCCCATCGAGGACGCGTTCGCGCAGAGCTCGCTCGTCGAGCAGGTGATGGTCGTCGGGGACGACCGGAAGTTCGTCGGCGCGGTCGTCGTCCCGAACGTCGAGGGCGTGCGGAAGTGGGGCGACCGCCAGGACATCGACCTCCCGGAGTCGCCCGCTGAACTCTGCCGGGACGACCGCGTGCACGAGCGCATCCAGCGCGAGGTCGATTCGGTGAACGAGGAGTTCGAGGACTTCGAGACGATCAAGCAGTTCGTGCTCGTTCCCGAGGAGTTCACGGAGGAAAACGACATGCTCACTCCCTCGCTGAAGAAGAAACGCCGGAACATCGAGGCGCGCTACGCGGACGAAATCGAATCCCTGTACGAGTAACGCACTCACGGCGAGATTTTCCGCCTATGTTCGGTTTTTTCCGAGGAGACTGTACACCCTACCGTTTCTCTGAGCGCAAACGCATGCTTTTATGACGCTTGGGTATATGTTTTCGAGTAGTGTCAGGGTCGGAAGTCATCCCACTGGTCGCGGCTATCATCGCGCTCGGCGTCGGGTCGCAGATACTCTCCGATAAGCTCCAGGTGCCGAGCGTGCTGTTCCTCATCCTCGCCGGCATCGTGCTGGGGCCGGAAGGAGCGGAACTCATCACGCCGAGCGCGCTCGGACTGGACGCGCTCTCGGCCATCGTCGGGCTCTCGGTCGCCATCATCGTCTTCGAGGGCGCGTTCCACTTGAAGTGGGAGAAACTCCGGGAAGCCCCCGGGGAGACCTTACGGCTCGTGACTATCGGCGCGGTCATCGCGCTCGTCGGCACGACCGCCGCCGTCCACTTCCTGCTCGGCGCGGCCTGGGACCTCTCCTTCCTCATCGGCGCGCTCCTCGTCGCCACGGGGCCGACGGTCATCACGCCGATTCTCGAAGTCGTCCCCGTCCGCGACCGCGTCGGCGCGGCGATGGAGACGGAAGGCGTCGTGAACGACGTGACCGCCGCCATCCTCGCCATCGTCGTGTTCGAGGTCGTGAACCCGAGTCACGCCTCCATGGGACTCGTGCAGTCGTTCGCGTCCCGACTCGGAGCCGGTATCGCCATCGGCGCGCTCGTCGCCGGCGTCGTCTGGTACCTCCTCCGGCACGTCGACCTCTCCGCGGGCGGCGCGGTGCAGAACGCCCGCCTCCTCGTGCTCGCCGGCGCGCTCGTCGCGTACGCGGCCGCGAACTCCCTCTTCTCCGAAGCGGGTATCGCCGCCGTCGCGACCGCCGGCATGCTCCTCGGGAACGCCGACCTCCCCTACGAGGAGGAGATAGAGACGTTCAAGGGCGACATCACGCTCCTCGTGCTGTCGTTCGTCTTCATCGCGCTCGCCGCGCTCCTCCAGTTCGAAGACCTCATCCGCCTCGGACTCGGCGGCATCGGCGTCGCCGTCCTCGTCGCGGTCGTCATCCGGCCGCTCGCCGTGTTCGCGTCCACGTTCGGCGACCGCTACACGGTTCCGGAGCGCGCGTTCATGAGCGCGGTCGGCCCGCGCGGCATCATCCCCGCGTCCGTCGCGACCCTGTTCGCCGTCGAACTGCAGAACGCCGGACAGGAAGCCGCGGCGAGCACGCTCGTCGGCACCGTCTTCCTCGTCATCCTCCTCACGGTCGTCTTCGAAGGCGGCCCGGCCCGGCAGTTCGCGGAACTACTCGACATCATACCCATGCGCGTCATCATCGTCGGCGGCGGCACCGTCGGTCGAGCGCTCGCGGAGCGCCTCGAAGACCGCGGTGAGAACGTCGTCATCATCGAATCGGACGAATCGATCATCGAAATCGCACGCAACGAAGGATTCACCGTCCACCAGGGCGACGGCACGGACACCGACGTCCTGCGGAAGGCCGGCGCGGAGAAAGCGAAAATCATGGTCGCCGCGACCGGCGACGACGACGCGAACCTCCTCGTCAGCCAGCTCGCGGACTCCAAGTTCGACGTCGAGACCGTCATCGCTCGCGCGAACAACCCCGACAACGTGGACGCCTTCGAAGACCTCGGCGTCCGCACCGTCTCCAGTTCGATGGCGACCGCGTGGGGTAT from Salarchaeum japonicum carries:
- a CDS encoding acetate--CoA ligase, whose amino-acid sequence is MDDGRPGRERPASVAPPEGFAADANATDALRGEFADWPDCWAAAGDLLDWESAYDDVLDADGERATWFAGGRLNAAANCVDRHVEAGRKNRAAIKWEGKRGETRTYTYQDLHREVNAFAAALRELGVEEDDVVTLYLPMVPELPIAMLACARIGAVHSVVFAGFSKDALATRLEQTGSSLLVTCDGYYRRGTAYDLKSKADNAALAVPQSVQQVVVDRLGNGRALDGDHAYDRLVDEHAGADVEPVPRDAEDALFVIHTSGTTGEPTAVRHATGGYLAHVAWTSETVLDLSHEDTHWCSADVGWITGHSYIVYGPLALGATTVMYEGAPDHPERNRIWEIVERNAVDVFYTAPTAIHSFMKWGAEYPEKHDLSSLRLLGTVGEPIDETAWWWYYEHIGRGECPIVDTWWQTETGGILLSTLPGVDEMRPGAAGPPIPGVEADVVGARGDPVDPGESGMLAVTRPWPGMADSLRENATREGWAYDTGDTATVDDAGYIRLLGRRGDLLNVAGRRLGTAEVESAIVGVEGVAEAAVVGGSGEAGTSLYAYVSPRKNVSATDPLRERVRDAVADAIGRFAAPDVVVFTPDLPKTRSGKLMRRYLERITNGDDIEDTSALRNPEIVGELESIVEDVSESS
- a CDS encoding MBL fold metallo-hydrolase — protein: MQPGDVATVPSCTDIHYVDTGMYDTAEYGAVYVVDAERPAVVDTGIGTNYERILDALDEVGIAREDVAVIAPTHVHLDHAGGAGLLAEACPNADVYVHELGARHLVDPSRLVAGTKNAVGDQWQFYVEPTPVPEERVVELADGDTIDLGSRALDVHHAPGHAPHQVVFHDDRDDAVFVADAAGIYVPDLDAVRETSPPPNFDLDQCLDDVETIRGLDPDALLYPHFGPVADDVDARLAGYAETLTEWVGAVESKYDELGDEAAVQEYFAENAAVSEVWGSLKASEETAMNVRGVLRYLKHSED
- a CDS encoding AMP-dependent synthetase/ligase — translated: MSWQDAEREYEDEVIGRTTLPRLFEDAAERHAERPAQGYKGGIYDRTLTPDVLPAAPAGEYANVTYDEMRSIVRYLAAGFRDIGLGPDDRVGVFAHTRMEWAQTDFSVLAAGGVITTVYPSSSERQVSYLLGDSGATGVVVENQELLERVLAVEDDLDVEWVVVMDEFESQRDDVHSFAEVHERGREVYDEDAYLGWLDDRDPDDLASLIYTSGTTGRPKGVELTHWNFRSNVNQCRKRFGPRPDKGDVPAITEESRLVSYLPLSHVFERLSGHFLQFGSGGHVCYAESPDTLQEDMGLVKPTTGTSVPRVYEKLYDAVREQASGSALSERIFEWAVGVARDHYTAETPGLVLSAKHALADRLVYSKVREALGGNIDYFISGGGSLDPGLAKVFHGMGLPMLEGYGLTETSPVISVNPPEAPKVGTIGPTVVDTDVEIDESVATPEQRERADGTAGELLVKGPQVFSGYWELPDATDEAFTEDGYFRTGDVVDLRADGYIQFLERAKQLLKLSTGKNVAPGPIEDAFAQSSLVEQVMVVGDDRKFVGAVVVPNVEGVRKWGDRQDIDLPESPAELCRDDRVHERIQREVDSVNEEFEDFETIKQFVLVPEEFTEENDMLTPSLKKKRRNIEARYADEIESLYE
- a CDS encoding cation:proton antiporter domain-containing protein, which gives rise to MSGSEVIPLVAAIIALGVGSQILSDKLQVPSVLFLILAGIVLGPEGAELITPSALGLDALSAIVGLSVAIIVFEGAFHLKWEKLREAPGETLRLVTIGAVIALVGTTAAVHFLLGAAWDLSFLIGALLVATGPTVITPILEVVPVRDRVGAAMETEGVVNDVTAAILAIVVFEVVNPSHASMGLVQSFASRLGAGIAIGALVAGVVWYLLRHVDLSAGGAVQNARLLVLAGALVAYAAANSLFSEAGIAAVATAGMLLGNADLPYEEEIETFKGDITLLVLSFVFIALAALLQFEDLIRLGLGGIGVAVLVAVVIRPLAVFASTFGDRYTVPERAFMSAVGPRGIIPASVATLFAVELQNAGQEAAASTLVGTVFLVILLTVVFEGGPARQFAELLDIIPMRVIIVGGGTVGRALAERLEDRGENVVIIESDESIIEIARNEGFTVHQGDGTDTDVLRKAGAEKAKIMVAATGDDDANLLVSQLADSKFDVETVIARANNPDNVDAFEDLGVRTVSSSMATAWGIDNLIERPALANWMTEIGRSGDVQEIEVTADELAGMTIDELDEKLPNGCIIALVGRGGENEVPERDRALQKGDHLTFLGRKEAVREALDMCHPRDEP